A genomic region of Fodinisporobacter ferrooxydans contains the following coding sequences:
- a CDS encoding 5'-3' exonuclease — protein sequence MKQKTLLLIDGFNLLSRCYFATSYGRDVSQLPRNNSGLYINALTVMFRKIFSLLHTYAPSHMAVCWDVKRNETKRKELFDLYKGTRTDLPEPLIEQFLTSQKLLDAIGIFHLSIDTYEADDIIGAIASRWSTETNEKCFIYSNDRDLLQLLDDNVSQIIAGSGRNDIVFTVNHFQEKYGILPPQWIDVKALLGDKSDNIPGVAGVGEKAAIPLIKAHKNIHGIYNNIENLDKQFLRYKKKLIDGKEMAFLSRQLAEIITEIPQISELDFHALELSLNTEKISEEFNQFELGIQVS from the coding sequence TTGAAGCAAAAAACTCTTTTGTTAATCGATGGTTTTAATTTATTAAGCCGGTGTTATTTTGCCACATCGTACGGTCGTGATGTTTCCCAGTTGCCAAGAAACAATTCGGGCCTGTATATCAATGCTTTAACGGTTATGTTTCGAAAAATCTTTTCCTTGCTGCATACGTACGCGCCATCGCACATGGCAGTATGTTGGGACGTCAAACGAAACGAGACGAAAAGAAAAGAACTATTCGATTTATATAAGGGCACAAGGACGGACTTGCCTGAACCGCTTATCGAACAATTCCTGACTTCTCAAAAATTACTCGATGCCATCGGGATTTTCCATCTTTCCATTGATACATATGAAGCAGATGATATAATCGGCGCAATCGCATCGCGTTGGAGTACTGAAACGAATGAGAAATGTTTCATTTATAGCAATGACCGCGATTTACTTCAATTGCTTGACGACAATGTCTCGCAAATTATTGCGGGCAGCGGGCGAAATGATATTGTCTTCACAGTCAACCACTTTCAAGAGAAATATGGGATTCTGCCCCCTCAATGGATCGATGTAAAAGCATTATTAGGAGATAAAAGCGATAATATTCCGGGAGTTGCCGGTGTTGGAGAAAAAGCGGCCATTCCTTTAATAAAAGCGCACAAAAATATTCACGGAATTTACAACAATATAGAAAATCTCGACAAGCAGTTTCTTCGATATAAAAAGAAGCTGATAGATGGCAAAGAAATGGCCTTTTTAAGCAGGCAATTAGCCGAAATCATAACAGAAATCCCGCAAATATCGGAACTTGATTTTCATGCACTCGAGTTATCGCTAAACACTGAAAAGATTTCTGAGGAATTCAACCAATTCGAATTAGGAATACAAGTGAGCTAG
- a CDS encoding MYG1 family protein produces MKLGTHSQTFHADDVYATVFLLHVYNDAEIVRSREEDVLKSCDIVYDVGRGKYDHHSRDKMYRENGIPYAASGLIWRDFGKQIIKNAGIQEADVIETIAREIDEEMVQPLDAIDNGIEIEKSLPILDIASVVRLMNPAWDAEDSEDEAFQKAVSITNVIFSEYLNKKLAGYRAVPIVKRAFETREMSQLLVLPKGCPWEKTLLRLDQKKEVLFVITPRKNGQFTIQSVPPQSGSFAKRKPFPDDWGGLEGKQLESVTGVPGSVFCHTGLWLAVAASLDGAIQLAKLAIDA; encoded by the coding sequence ATGAAATTAGGGACACATAGCCAAACATTCCATGCAGATGATGTGTACGCAACCGTTTTTTTATTGCACGTATACAATGATGCAGAAATTGTTCGATCAAGAGAAGAAGACGTGTTAAAGAGTTGTGATATCGTCTACGATGTAGGAAGAGGCAAGTACGATCATCATTCCCGCGACAAGATGTATCGGGAAAATGGAATTCCGTATGCAGCATCCGGGTTAATTTGGCGTGATTTTGGAAAACAAATTATCAAGAATGCCGGAATACAGGAAGCGGATGTCATTGAAACAATAGCAAGAGAAATTGATGAGGAAATGGTCCAACCTCTTGATGCCATCGACAATGGGATTGAGATAGAAAAAAGTTTGCCCATTCTCGATATCGCATCTGTCGTTCGATTGATGAATCCGGCATGGGATGCGGAGGACTCGGAAGATGAAGCGTTTCAAAAAGCAGTTTCAATTACAAATGTGATTTTTTCCGAGTATCTAAATAAAAAACTTGCTGGTTATCGGGCGGTTCCCATTGTCAAACGGGCGTTTGAAACTCGTGAAATGTCACAGTTGCTGGTACTTCCCAAGGGATGCCCGTGGGAAAAAACGCTGTTGCGTCTGGATCAAAAGAAAGAGGTTCTTTTTGTCATCACTCCACGAAAGAATGGGCAGTTTACCATTCAGTCTGTGCCGCCGCAATCAGGTTCGTTTGCCAAGCGAAAGCCATTTCCGGATGATTGGGGCGGACTGGAAGGAAAACAGTTAGAAAGTGTTACTGGAGTGCCGGGATCTGTTTTTTGCCATACGGGATTATGGCTGGCCGTTGCTGCAAGTCTTGATGGAGCGATTCAACTTGCAAAGCTGGCCATCGATGCATGA
- a CDS encoding LysR substrate-binding domain-containing protein: MELKQLQTFQVVARELSFTRAAEILNYAQSSITAQIQALEEEFHTPLFERLGKRIILTEAGERLVYYADQLLQLANEALQIVPGSLEPAGVLQIGAPESLFTYRLPPILREFRRRYPKVQLRFYPGICPDLRRAVAKGELDVTLLLEKPVHMESLNVELLRIENTFVLAAPDHPLACSKHVLPTDLSGQSILVTEVGCSYRELFEQSLTKENVQPDTKLEFASVEAIKQCIMTGIGIAALPEITVQTEIQQGKLVPLHWSGNDLSVVTQIAWHKDKWLSPAMRAFIDLVREMLRRQTMQTIQSLEQFYTEIRNAKSSVMIFSADWCPDCRYLDGFIDEISKEYEQHFQFFKVDRDQFPELCDTYDILGIPSFIVFQEGTIKGRFISKNRKTRKEVEDFLNQVLQA, translated from the coding sequence TTGGAATTGAAACAATTACAAACCTTTCAAGTGGTCGCAAGAGAACTCAGTTTTACGCGCGCCGCGGAAATCCTCAACTATGCCCAATCCAGCATTACAGCGCAAATACAAGCGCTGGAGGAGGAATTTCATACACCGTTGTTTGAACGACTGGGCAAACGGATTATACTGACGGAAGCTGGAGAACGTTTAGTGTATTATGCCGATCAATTGCTTCAGCTTGCAAACGAAGCATTGCAAATCGTTCCAGGCAGCTTAGAACCTGCCGGCGTGCTGCAGATTGGAGCACCTGAAAGTTTATTCACATATCGCTTGCCGCCCATTCTCAGGGAATTTCGGAGACGCTATCCAAAAGTACAACTGCGTTTTTATCCGGGAATATGTCCCGATCTGAGACGAGCGGTTGCAAAAGGAGAACTGGATGTTACACTCTTATTAGAAAAACCTGTACACATGGAGTCTTTAAACGTGGAGCTGCTGCGAATCGAAAACACGTTTGTATTGGCAGCTCCCGATCACCCTTTGGCATGTTCGAAGCATGTGTTGCCGACGGATTTAAGCGGACAATCCATTTTGGTAACAGAAGTGGGGTGCAGCTATCGGGAACTGTTTGAACAATCTTTGACAAAAGAAAATGTTCAACCGGATACAAAACTTGAGTTCGCCAGTGTGGAAGCGATTAAGCAGTGCATCATGACCGGGATCGGCATTGCCGCGTTGCCTGAGATTACGGTACAAACAGAAATTCAGCAAGGCAAGTTAGTTCCTCTTCACTGGAGCGGCAACGATCTATCTGTCGTGACTCAAATTGCCTGGCACAAAGACAAATGGCTTTCACCTGCCATGCGGGCATTTATCGATTTGGTGCGCGAGATGTTAAGGAGGCAAACGATGCAAACCATTCAAAGTCTTGAACAATTTTACACGGAAATTCGCAATGCAAAGTCCTCTGTCATGATTTTTTCGGCAGATTGGTGCCCAGATTGCAGATATCTTGATGGATTCATCGATGAAATAAGCAAGGAATATGAACAACACTTTCAATTTTTCAAAGTGGATCGAGATCAATTCCCGGAATTATGCGACACGTATGATATTTTGGGAATTCCAAGCTTTATCGTGTTCCAGGAAGGAACCATTAAAGGTCGTTTTATCAGCAAAAACAGAAAAACCCGCAAAGAAGTCGAAGATTTCCTGAATCAAGTGTTACAGGCTTAA
- a CDS encoding CotD family spore coat protein gives MNQKQVRQEIVQVPTNPAAIPGIPAPAMPMPYGTMPAPQAAAFPYYPYAPATIAPVRRVVHPTRYIETHTVTRYPVVHVYPTHMRKVHHNVYEHYCEYPHSESDQICEHKVECCNPPQPKPSC, from the coding sequence ATGAATCAAAAACAAGTCCGCCAAGAAATTGTTCAAGTACCAACAAATCCGGCAGCAATCCCCGGTATTCCGGCGCCAGCGATGCCAATGCCTTACGGAACCATGCCCGCACCACAAGCTGCTGCCTTTCCCTACTATCCATATGCTCCTGCAACTATTGCACCAGTACGCCGTGTGGTTCATCCCACACGTTATATCGAAACACACACAGTGACAAGATATCCGGTCGTACATGTGTATCCAACACATATGCGTAAAGTACATCACAATGTTTATGAACATTACTGTGAATATCCTCACTCCGAAAGTGATCAGATATGCGAACATAAAGTTGAATGCTGCAATCCGCCGCAACCAAAACCAAGCTGTTAA
- the ytaF gene encoding sporulation membrane protein YtaF, which yields MAFATWLTILGLALSSSIDNFGVGISYGVSKIRIGFLPNMIISVIAFLFSVIGILFGKYVAKMIPGMFSNIVAAVFLFIVSVRIIMITLSAKKRDSAVPKQPRKKKSKLSFASDYLKEPEKADFDHSGEISIMESIVLGVAVSMNALTNGLGAGMLGLPPLAISIVSAIFSFLAIWWGVAAGNKVANIRIGSLNIGQFSTAISGIILFITGIHILFTS from the coding sequence ATGGCGTTTGCAACTTGGTTAACGATCTTGGGCTTGGCTCTTTCGTCGAGTATCGATAACTTTGGAGTAGGCATATCGTATGGAGTCAGTAAAATACGGATCGGATTTCTTCCGAACATGATTATTTCCGTGATTGCGTTCCTTTTTAGCGTCATCGGAATTCTTTTCGGAAAATACGTAGCCAAAATGATTCCAGGAATGTTTTCCAATATTGTCGCAGCTGTATTTTTATTTATTGTCAGTGTACGCATCATCATGATCACACTCTCGGCAAAGAAACGAGATTCTGCTGTACCAAAACAGCCGCGCAAGAAGAAAAGCAAACTGAGTTTTGCCAGTGATTATTTAAAGGAACCGGAAAAAGCGGATTTTGACCATTCGGGAGAAATTAGCATTATGGAATCAATCGTCTTGGGTGTGGCTGTCTCCATGAACGCTTTAACAAATGGCTTAGGTGCAGGAATGTTAGGGTTGCCTCCACTTGCCATCTCGATTGTTTCTGCAATTTTCAGCTTTCTGGCCATTTGGTGGGGTGTGGCTGCCGGCAACAAAGTCGCAAACATTCGGATCGGTTCATTGAATATCGGGCAATTTAGTACTGCGATTAGTGGTATTATCCTGTTCATTACCGGGATCCATATTCTTTTTACGTCCTGA
- a CDS encoding aspartyl-phosphate phosphatase Spo0E family protein: MQILELNPCYLRVNINKLSLRTLEFVIEYKRGQLKDLVAKFGNFTHPNVVRLSQQIDEYMVQLQKIKMNRNLTDKKIQR; encoded by the coding sequence ATGCAAATTTTGGAGTTGAATCCTTGTTATTTACGTGTCAATATAAACAAGCTGAGTTTGCGAACACTGGAGTTTGTGATCGAGTACAAACGTGGCCAATTAAAAGATCTCGTGGCCAAATTCGGGAATTTTACACATCCAAACGTTGTACGATTAAGCCAACAGATTGATGAATACATGGTACAATTGCAAAAAATAAAAATGAACCGCAATTTGACAGACAAAAAAATTCAACGATGA
- the dinB gene encoding DNA polymerase IV, protein MQSLRTILHLDMDAFFASIEQRDHPELRGKPVIVGGSIKERGVVATCSYEARRFGVHSAMPTVQAKRLCPNGIFLPVDRKKYVAVSKQLFRILERYSPVIEPLSIDEAFLDVTGCEKLFGSSRSIALQIKQSIQRELYLSASVGISYNKFLAKLASDLKKPNGLVEIKPEDLTRILHPLPISRFWGIGKKTEEKLQRLGLRTIGDVARMSIESMRQRIGSLADHIYQLSHGIDERPVKAVREVKSISQETTFATDVTAIRVLESALLEQVTTIARNMRRKQFAGKTITLKLRFAPFQTVTKRHTLSFPTADDHTLYAAAKQLLNHFEISGTKAIRLIGVSVSQFSHISDIQQISLFEDIHAATKKKELAKAVDAIKDRFGEHILTRASLIQKEGQNE, encoded by the coding sequence ATGCAATCATTGCGAACCATCCTTCATTTAGATATGGACGCATTCTTTGCTTCGATTGAGCAACGGGATCACCCTGAATTGCGTGGAAAACCTGTCATTGTAGGAGGATCCATCAAGGAGCGGGGGGTTGTTGCAACATGCTCTTATGAAGCACGAAGATTTGGCGTGCATTCTGCCATGCCGACAGTTCAGGCGAAGCGCCTCTGTCCTAACGGAATCTTTCTTCCTGTAGATCGCAAAAAATATGTCGCTGTATCAAAACAGCTATTTCGCATTTTGGAGCGTTATTCTCCAGTGATCGAACCATTATCGATTGATGAGGCATTCCTTGATGTAACAGGATGCGAAAAACTGTTTGGCAGCAGCAGATCCATTGCTCTGCAAATCAAGCAATCGATTCAAAGAGAATTGTATCTAAGTGCATCTGTGGGAATCTCCTATAACAAGTTTCTGGCTAAGCTCGCATCGGATCTTAAAAAGCCAAACGGTCTAGTCGAAATCAAACCGGAGGATCTTACACGTATCCTCCATCCGCTGCCAATCAGCCGTTTTTGGGGAATTGGCAAGAAAACCGAAGAAAAATTGCAACGATTAGGCCTTCGAACCATCGGTGATGTGGCACGAATGAGCATAGAATCCATGCGACAAAGGATTGGGTCTCTTGCTGACCACATCTATCAATTGTCACATGGAATTGACGAACGTCCTGTTAAGGCGGTTCGTGAAGTGAAATCCATTAGTCAGGAAACAACTTTTGCAACAGATGTGACAGCGATTCGCGTTTTGGAATCCGCTTTGCTTGAACAAGTCACTACAATTGCGCGAAACATGCGTCGCAAACAGTTTGCGGGAAAAACAATCACTTTAAAATTACGTTTTGCCCCTTTTCAAACGGTCACGAAACGTCATACATTATCATTTCCCACAGCAGATGACCATACATTGTATGCAGCTGCAAAACAACTTCTGAATCATTTTGAAATCTCAGGAACAAAAGCCATTCGCCTGATCGGTGTATCTGTCAGTCAATTTTCTCATATAAGTGACATTCAGCAAATAAGCCTGTTTGAAGATATCCATGCAGCCACCAAGAAAAAAGAGTTGGCAAAAGCGGTCGATGCGATCAAAGACCGATTTGGTGAGCATATACTCACTCGGGCGAGTCTGATTCAGAAAGAGGGGCAGAACGAATAA